One Myxococcales bacterium genomic window carries:
- a CDS encoding tetratricopeptide repeat protein, whose protein sequence is MEQFGKYALVSKIGTGGMAEVYLARTTVAQGLAKILVIKKIHPAYAKSRQFVAMFVDEAKIALGLNHPNIVQVFDFGAVGDTYFLAMENVEGMDLLRLLQDCAKDRRRIPYGLAAYIVQQLGKGLDYAHKKTDEFGEALAIVHRDISPQNVLVSWDGGVKIVDFGIARARHVTEDEGVIKGKFAYMSPEQARGEPVDCRSDVWSAGIVLHELITGRPLFGGRGKEALEHIKSGAITPLRDVAPDVPAALERIVGRALAYHRDDRYPSARDLVAELGRFQLEWGHASGELVDSTALATFLATVIPAERRAPRMRPIGGKASGTGTPASPTTGSLGSLGSLGHVGDGGPSDRRAASTRELRERKYVYVVEGVIRGVAALERRLGAAGATKVVDEFRRVARDIAFKHDALEDRGERDLDSLRLVVGLPLASEDDAGRTIRLALALVDALDGIGSDVEPELRLAIGIQRGAATVIRRGASQSFEVEATTAGFASHLARFAGPAEILVGGRVFRSARSEWNFEALAAIDIPANTDVGAHKVDEDTEPGIKRARVYRLRGAKERAARLRDRIRPDALYGRELEQKRLRDAYRDALVSRRKRHLVIAGDHGVGKRSLVAGFLATIAPGEAYLLRTTTRVGTAMTPYGVLADLAREVLGLADGAEPHEVLRRLALAMPLVFPGEHDGREARAALAAVAVLLGVRTPDASDGDPDERRQRLLGLVARVEHRLEPDRPLIIVGEDVHWCDQESLEIFAALLKVPTARAVLGIVTTRPDKRILDAATSAGADVIHVDELDLEARRRLLASRFAPDDDVDELAEQILARSGGNPFFILEQLDALAEREIITPAVDHPGRYRWTKRDAALQVPTSVEDLLITRIDRLPEREKQTLLIAAVHGRFVAPPALAALLGRQVTGELDELVRRGLLLPHEGEYRFKNDTIMTVAYGLVPSEDKTRVHRRIADRIATGPSYRPGADDAHVARHLELAGDAIPSAERYLRAATHAIDVGGNADAFRQLTRALKLLPPGDHARRFQARRQREEILRRLARRPQQLRELSAMRKEAEAIGDPQKQALAHALLAQFYIDVGKAPAAQRAVAPALQFARDAGDKLAEADALRLRSAIARLVGNNDDSLKLCEQALALASETGDGTTALLARALILNDQGTTLWNMGRLEQAIEAYAEALVIYRALKLPRQEARALNNMGIVFSSLGEYEEALAHYKSSLKIDQQLGDRSGVALKLGNIGQAYGDLGDLDRAESYLAKAWKLGEQTGDPSSMADAAISWGQAKLNQGDVAGALELLERGKDLASENRERFQEIRGLEYIALAQLEAGQAPAGALELARSATELARKMPMMVGVIHGLAISGLAQLRLGDHAAAIAATSEAVALLDRQARPEGAEHIWYWHALTLAGGGQRAQAQAALARAATEITAKAARLRDPALKAAYLASKTARAVAAARGLD, encoded by the coding sequence ATGGAGCAGTTCGGTAAATACGCGCTCGTGTCGAAGATCGGCACCGGAGGGATGGCCGAGGTCTATCTCGCGCGCACCACCGTCGCCCAGGGCCTCGCCAAGATCCTGGTGATCAAGAAGATCCACCCGGCCTACGCCAAGAGCCGGCAGTTCGTCGCGATGTTCGTCGACGAGGCCAAGATCGCGCTCGGGCTCAACCACCCCAACATCGTCCAGGTCTTCGACTTCGGCGCCGTCGGCGACACCTACTTCCTCGCGATGGAGAACGTCGAGGGGATGGATCTGCTGCGGCTGCTGCAAGACTGCGCCAAGGATCGGCGACGGATCCCGTACGGGCTCGCGGCCTACATCGTCCAGCAGCTCGGCAAGGGCCTCGACTACGCCCACAAGAAGACCGACGAGTTCGGCGAGGCGCTGGCGATCGTCCACCGCGACATCTCGCCGCAGAACGTGCTGGTGTCGTGGGACGGCGGCGTCAAGATCGTCGACTTCGGCATCGCCCGCGCGCGCCACGTCACCGAGGACGAGGGCGTCATCAAGGGCAAGTTCGCGTACATGTCGCCCGAGCAGGCCCGGGGCGAGCCGGTCGACTGTCGCTCGGACGTGTGGAGCGCCGGCATCGTCCTGCACGAGCTGATCACCGGCCGCCCGCTGTTCGGCGGCCGCGGCAAGGAGGCGCTCGAGCACATCAAGTCCGGCGCGATCACGCCGCTGCGCGACGTCGCGCCCGACGTGCCGGCCGCGCTCGAGCGCATCGTCGGCCGCGCGCTGGCCTACCACCGGGACGATCGCTACCCGAGCGCGCGCGATCTGGTCGCCGAGCTGGGCCGGTTCCAGCTCGAGTGGGGCCACGCCTCGGGCGAGCTGGTCGACTCGACCGCGCTCGCGACGTTCCTGGCCACGGTCATCCCGGCCGAGCGCCGGGCCCCGCGCATGCGCCCGATCGGCGGCAAGGCCAGCGGCACCGGCACGCCGGCCAGCCCCACCACCGGCTCGCTCGGCTCGCTCGGCTCGCTCGGCCACGTCGGCGACGGCGGCCCCAGCGACCGCCGCGCGGCCAGCACCCGCGAGCTGCGCGAGCGCAAGTACGTCTACGTGGTCGAGGGCGTGATCCGCGGCGTCGCGGCGCTCGAGCGGCGGCTGGGCGCGGCCGGCGCCACCAAGGTCGTCGACGAGTTCCGCCGCGTCGCCCGCGACATCGCGTTCAAGCACGACGCGCTCGAGGATCGCGGCGAGCGCGATCTCGACTCGCTCCGGCTGGTGGTCGGGCTGCCGCTGGCCAGCGAGGACGACGCCGGCCGCACGATCCGCCTGGCGCTGGCGCTGGTCGACGCGCTCGACGGCATCGGCTCCGACGTCGAGCCCGAGCTGCGGCTGGCGATCGGCATCCAGCGCGGCGCCGCCACGGTGATCCGCCGCGGCGCGTCGCAGAGCTTCGAGGTCGAGGCCACCACCGCCGGCTTCGCGTCGCACCTGGCGCGGTTCGCCGGCCCGGCCGAGATCCTGGTCGGCGGCCGGGTCTTCCGCAGCGCGCGCAGCGAGTGGAACTTCGAGGCGCTGGCCGCGATCGACATCCCGGCCAACACCGACGTCGGCGCGCACAAGGTCGACGAGGACACCGAGCCCGGCATCAAGCGCGCGCGGGTCTACCGGCTGCGCGGCGCCAAGGAGCGGGCCGCGCGCCTGCGCGATCGCATCCGGCCCGACGCGCTCTACGGCCGCGAGCTCGAGCAGAAGCGCCTGCGCGACGCCTACCGCGACGCGCTCGTCAGCCGCCGCAAGCGCCACCTCGTGATCGCCGGCGACCACGGCGTCGGCAAGCGCTCGCTCGTCGCCGGGTTCCTGGCCACGATCGCGCCGGGCGAGGCCTACCTCCTGCGCACGACCACCCGGGTCGGCACCGCGATGACGCCGTACGGCGTGCTGGCCGATCTGGCGCGCGAGGTCCTGGGCCTCGCCGACGGCGCCGAGCCGCACGAGGTGCTGCGCCGGCTGGCCCTGGCCATGCCGCTGGTGTTCCCGGGCGAGCACGACGGCCGCGAGGCCCGGGCGGCGCTGGCCGCGGTGGCGGTGCTGCTGGGCGTGCGCACGCCCGACGCCAGCGACGGCGATCCCGACGAGCGCCGCCAGCGCTTGCTGGGGCTGGTGGCCCGGGTCGAGCACCGGCTCGAGCCGGACCGGCCGCTGATCATCGTCGGCGAGGACGTCCACTGGTGCGATCAGGAGAGCCTCGAGATCTTCGCGGCGCTGCTCAAGGTGCCGACCGCGCGCGCGGTGCTCGGCATCGTCACGACCCGGCCCGACAAGCGCATCCTCGACGCCGCCACCAGCGCGGGCGCCGACGTGATCCACGTCGACGAGCTCGACCTCGAGGCCCGGCGGCGCCTGCTCGCGAGCCGGTTCGCGCCCGACGACGACGTCGACGAGCTGGCCGAGCAGATCCTGGCCCGCTCGGGCGGCAACCCGTTCTTCATCCTCGAGCAGCTCGACGCGCTGGCCGAGCGCGAGATCATCACGCCCGCCGTCGATCACCCGGGCCGGTACCGCTGGACCAAGCGCGACGCCGCCCTCCAGGTGCCGACGTCGGTCGAGGACCTGCTGATCACGCGCATCGACCGCCTGCCCGAGCGCGAGAAGCAGACCCTGCTGATCGCGGCGGTGCACGGGCGCTTCGTGGCGCCGCCGGCCCTGGCCGCGCTGCTCGGGCGCCAGGTCACCGGCGAGCTCGACGAGCTGGTCCGGCGCGGGCTGCTCCTCCCGCACGAGGGCGAGTACCGGTTCAAGAACGACACGATCATGACCGTCGCCTACGGCCTCGTGCCGAGCGAGGACAAGACCCGCGTGCACCGGCGCATCGCCGACCGGATCGCGACCGGGCCCAGCTACCGGCCCGGCGCCGACGACGCCCACGTCGCGCGCCACCTCGAGCTGGCCGGGGACGCCATCCCCTCGGCCGAGCGCTACCTGCGCGCCGCGACCCACGCGATCGACGTCGGCGGCAACGCCGACGCGTTCCGCCAGCTCACCCGCGCGCTCAAGCTCCTGCCGCCCGGTGATCACGCGCGCCGGTTCCAGGCCCGGCGCCAGCGCGAGGAGATCCTCCGGCGCCTCGCCCGCCGGCCGCAGCAGCTGCGCGAGCTCTCGGCGATGCGCAAGGAGGCCGAGGCCATCGGCGATCCCCAGAAGCAGGCGCTGGCCCACGCGCTCCTGGCCCAGTTCTACATCGACGTCGGCAAGGCCCCGGCCGCCCAGCGCGCGGTGGCGCCGGCGCTGCAGTTCGCGCGCGACGCCGGCGACAAGCTGGCCGAGGCCGACGCGCTGCGCCTGCGCTCGGCGATCGCGCGCCTGGTCGGCAACAACGACGACTCGCTCAAGCTGTGCGAGCAGGCGCTGGCGCTGGCCAGCGAGACCGGCGACGGCACCACGGCGCTGCTGGCGCGCGCGCTGATCCTCAACGACCAGGGCACGACCCTGTGGAACATGGGCCGGCTCGAGCAGGCGATCGAGGCCTACGCCGAGGCGCTGGTCATCTACCGCGCGCTCAAGCTGCCGCGCCAGGAGGCGCGCGCGCTCAACAACATGGGCATCGTGTTCTCGTCGCTGGGCGAGTACGAGGAGGCCCTGGCCCACTACAAGTCGAGCCTGAAGATCGATCAGCAGCTCGGCGATCGCTCGGGGGTCGCGCTCAAGCTCGGCAACATCGGCCAGGCCTACGGCGACCTCGGCGATCTCGATCGCGCCGAGAGCTACCTGGCCAAGGCCTGGAAGCTGGGCGAGCAGACCGGCGATCCGTCGAGCATGGCCGACGCCGCGATCTCCTGGGGCCAGGCCAAGCTCAACCAGGGCGACGTCGCCGGCGCGCTCGAGCTGCTCGAGCGCGGCAAGGACCTCGCGAGCGAGAACCGCGAGCGCTTCCAGGAGATCCGCGGCCTCGAGTACATCGCGCTGGCCCAGCTCGAGGCCGGCCAGGCGCCGGCCGGCGCGCTCGAGCTGGCGCGGTCGGCGACCGAGCTCGCGCGCAAGATGCCGATGATGGTCGGCGTCATCCACGGCCTGGCGATCTCGGGCCTCGCCCAGCTGCGGCTCGGCGATCACGCCGCGGCGATCGCGGCCACGTCCGAGGCGGTGGCGCTGCTCGATCGGCAGGCCCGGCCCGAGGGCGCCGAGCACATCTGGTACTGGCACGCGCTGACCCTCGCCGGCGGCGGCCAGCGCGCCCAGGCCCAGGCCGCGCTCGCGCGCGCGGCCACCGAGATCACCGCCAAGGCCGCGCGCCTGCGCGACCCCGCGCTCAAGGCCGCCTACCTCGCGTCGAAGACCGCGCGCGCGGTCGCCGCCGCCCGCGGCCTGGATTGA
- a CDS encoding SCO family protein: MATPAVPARSRLRGRTLLLLAAGVVILLIVPTVVVPTVFFPPSPPKFSDDLALPEFALTDHTGAPFTLAGLTGHVTIVNFIFTRCDTVCPVTTMKMRTVMDRTGDEPDIKLVSITVDPVHDTVPVLAAYADKAGADPRRWRFVRGDIGAVRALVERAMTIGFDTVGQLPSGAPNITHSGHFVLIDARGHLRGYYDSDDWGRVETLLRHARWLQHHRR; encoded by the coding sequence ATGGCGACCCCGGCCGTGCCCGCGCGTTCCCGCCTCCGCGGACGCACCCTGCTCCTCCTCGCCGCCGGCGTGGTCATCCTGTTGATCGTGCCGACCGTGGTCGTGCCGACGGTGTTCTTCCCGCCGTCGCCGCCGAAGTTCTCCGACGACCTGGCCCTGCCCGAGTTCGCGCTGACCGACCACACCGGCGCGCCGTTCACGCTGGCCGGGCTGACCGGCCACGTCACGATCGTCAACTTCATCTTCACGCGCTGCGACACCGTGTGCCCGGTGACCACGATGAAGATGCGCACGGTCATGGACCGTACCGGCGACGAGCCCGACATCAAGCTGGTGTCGATCACCGTCGACCCCGTCCACGACACGGTCCCGGTGCTGGCCGCCTACGCCGACAAGGCCGGGGCCGATCCTCGCCGCTGGCGGTTCGTGCGCGGCGACATCGGCGCGGTCCGGGCGCTGGTCGAGCGGGCGATGACGATCGGCTTCGACACCGTCGGCCAGCTGCCGTCGGGCGCCCCCAACATCACGCACAGCGGCCACTTCGTGCTGATCGACGCCCGCGGCCACCTGCGCGGCTACTACGACTCCGACGACTGGGGCCGGGTCGAGACGCTCTTGCGCCACGCCCGCTGGCTCCAGCACCACCGCCGGTGA
- a CDS encoding calcium/sodium antiporter codes for MALETVLALARLGLGILLLFVGALWLGRGSETLARTLGVPPLVIGLTVAAYGTSAPELAVSTEAASDHLTPIALGVVIGSCVANISLILGLAALIAPPRIDGQLIRREIPILIGSVVAVPITLADGVITRLEGGILVACAVVFTILTLAVSGRDLEDAALEPPPDEDRPSRVSALLVSGLGVLMLVFGSEMFIGGARAAAGTWGMSDRLLGMTIVALGTSLPELLTVVVMSMRGQGAIAVGTVVGSNLLNVFLVLGTVAYLNPIQVGERMHAVDAIGLGVITLLGIVVLRGRRTVTRPEGAMLILAYVGFLIAAVMF; via the coding sequence GTGGCGCTCGAAACCGTCCTCGCGCTCGCGCGGCTCGGGCTCGGGATCCTGCTCCTGTTCGTCGGGGCGCTGTGGCTGGGCCGCGGCTCCGAGACCCTGGCGCGCACGCTGGGCGTGCCGCCGCTGGTGATCGGCCTGACCGTCGCCGCCTACGGCACCTCGGCCCCGGAGCTGGCGGTGTCGACCGAGGCCGCGTCCGACCACCTCACCCCGATCGCGCTCGGCGTCGTGATCGGGTCCTGCGTCGCCAACATCAGCTTGATCCTGGGCCTGGCCGCCCTGATCGCCCCGCCCCGCATCGACGGCCAGCTCATCCGCCGCGAGATCCCGATCCTGATCGGCTCGGTCGTGGCGGTGCCGATCACGCTCGCCGACGGCGTCATCACCCGCCTCGAGGGGGGGATCCTGGTCGCGTGCGCGGTGGTGTTCACGATCCTGACGCTGGCGGTCAGCGGCCGCGACCTCGAGGACGCCGCGCTCGAGCCGCCGCCGGACGAGGACCGCCCGTCGCGGGTGTCGGCGCTGCTCGTCAGCGGCCTGGGCGTGCTGATGCTGGTCTTCGGCAGCGAGATGTTCATCGGCGGCGCCCGCGCGGCCGCCGGCACGTGGGGCATGTCCGATCGCCTGCTGGGCATGACGATCGTGGCGCTGGGCACGTCCCTGCCCGAGCTCCTGACCGTGGTCGTGATGTCGATGCGCGGCCAGGGCGCGATCGCGGTCGGCACGGTCGTCGGCTCGAACCTGCTCAACGTGTTCCTGGTCCTCGGCACCGTCGCGTACCTCAACCCGATCCAGGTCGGCGAGCGCATGCACGCGGTCGACGCGATCGGCCTGGGCGTGATCACGCTGCTCGGCATCGTGGTCCTGCGCGGCCGCCGCACCGTCACCCGCCCCGAGGGCGCGATGCTCATCCTCGCCTACGTCGGGTTCCTGATCGCCGCGGTGATGTTCTGA
- a CDS encoding MYXO-CTERM sorting domain-containing protein, with amino-acid sequence MAPAAPVTIAIALAVAAATPAAAQVAASPPVLDGGGRGFVVVPRGPGPAAATPSHILYVNNCWPAGCVVTPGNLTAPDDARADVSAIVSGTNPRTLRPYSGSLATWQAIVACVRENYAPFDVTVVTEDPGPVPHFEAMAAGLPGDLGFPSAVTGVASFTCDVIPNAMSFSFLNRRPADVYDACWTISQESAHSFGLSHELLPGDAMTYAPNPPRKRFVDERSCIGTQGCCQPAAECMCGATEQNTVAALRAVFGPAPAAPPAVTILAPAAGAAVVPGFTVRAEIIDADGVAGAELAVDDAPVQTLTGGPYVFIAPVSLARGPHTLAVRAVDGGGAVTTATRVVTVGDPCTDDAACAVVGAGYRCVDARCVPGGDVDGGLGAACRGPDDCLSGQCATRGDASRCTEPCTLARADSCGEDFACVDVGADQGRCWPEDAAGCGCASGDDDAPLGALGAGLVLAALTRRRRAEARP; translated from the coding sequence ATGGCGCCCGCGGCTCCGGTGACGATCGCGATCGCGCTGGCGGTCGCGGCCGCGACGCCGGCCGCGGCCCAGGTGGCCGCGTCGCCCCCGGTGCTCGACGGCGGCGGCCGCGGGTTCGTCGTGGTGCCGCGCGGCCCCGGCCCGGCCGCGGCGACGCCCTCGCACATCCTGTACGTGAACAACTGCTGGCCCGCGGGCTGCGTGGTCACGCCCGGGAACCTGACCGCGCCCGACGACGCGCGCGCCGACGTCTCGGCGATCGTCTCGGGCACCAACCCGCGCACGCTGCGGCCGTACAGCGGCTCGCTCGCCACCTGGCAGGCGATCGTCGCGTGCGTGCGCGAGAACTACGCGCCGTTCGACGTCACGGTCGTCACCGAGGATCCGGGCCCGGTGCCGCACTTCGAGGCGATGGCGGCCGGGCTGCCCGGCGACCTGGGCTTCCCGTCGGCGGTCACCGGCGTGGCGTCGTTCACCTGCGACGTCATCCCCAACGCGATGTCGTTCTCGTTCCTCAACCGTCGCCCGGCCGACGTCTACGACGCGTGCTGGACGATCTCGCAGGAGTCGGCCCACAGCTTCGGGCTGTCGCACGAGCTCCTGCCCGGCGACGCGATGACCTACGCGCCCAACCCGCCGCGCAAGCGCTTCGTCGACGAGCGCTCGTGCATCGGCACCCAGGGCTGCTGCCAGCCGGCCGCCGAGTGCATGTGCGGCGCGACCGAGCAGAACACCGTCGCCGCGCTGCGCGCGGTCTTCGGCCCCGCCCCGGCCGCGCCGCCGGCGGTGACGATCCTCGCCCCCGCGGCCGGCGCCGCGGTCGTGCCCGGCTTCACCGTGCGCGCCGAGATCATCGACGCCGACGGCGTCGCCGGCGCCGAGCTGGCGGTCGACGACGCGCCGGTGCAGACGCTCACCGGCGGCCCGTACGTGTTCATCGCGCCGGTGAGCCTGGCGCGCGGGCCGCACACGCTCGCGGTCCGCGCGGTCGACGGCGGCGGCGCCGTGACCACGGCCACCCGCGTCGTCACCGTCGGTGACCCGTGCACCGACGACGCCGCGTGCGCGGTGGTCGGCGCCGGCTACCGCTGCGTCGACGCCCGCTGCGTGCCCGGCGGCGACGTCGACGGCGGGCTGGGCGCGGCCTGCCGTGGCCCCGACGACTGCCTGTCGGGCCAGTGCGCGACCCGGGGCGACGCCAGCCGCTGCACCGAGCCGTGCACGCTCGCCCGCGCCGACAGCTGCGGCGAAGACTTCGCGTGCGTCGACGTCGGCGCCGACCAGGGCCGGTGCTGGCCCGAGGACGCGGCCGGGTGCGGCTGCGCGAGCGGCGACGACGACGCCCCGCTCGGCGCGCTCGGCGCGGGCCTGGTGCTGGCCGCGCTGACCCGCCGCCGCCGCGCCGAGGCCCGCCCGTGA
- a CDS encoding DUF455 family protein, with product MTAPTAHAFARALVLATDLDAKLASAPPEVAVEAEPRAPEWLPGPGRPPGLELRRGRDVTVPPIEGMGDRDQRARILHALANHELQAAELFAWALCGFADAPRPFRTGLWKILGDEQRHARAYFARAAALGRAPFDCPVSGHFWNYRARLTTPLAFVCTMGLTFENANLDLARAYADAARAVGDATTAAILDEVADDEVDHVRFAATWVGKLAPGESMLAAYQRTVAFPLGASRARGVELDVDARRRAGLDDEFIAELAAATPTRPGGGPRARGPRRP from the coding sequence GTGACCGCGCCCACGGCCCACGCGTTCGCGCGCGCGCTGGTGCTGGCGACCGACCTCGACGCCAAGCTGGCGTCGGCGCCGCCCGAGGTCGCGGTCGAGGCCGAGCCGCGCGCGCCCGAGTGGCTGCCCGGCCCCGGCCGCCCGCCCGGCCTGGAGCTGCGGCGCGGCCGCGACGTCACGGTGCCGCCGATCGAGGGCATGGGCGATCGCGATCAGCGGGCCCGGATCCTCCACGCCCTGGCCAACCACGAGCTCCAGGCCGCCGAGCTGTTCGCGTGGGCGCTGTGCGGGTTCGCCGACGCGCCGCGGCCGTTCCGCACCGGGCTGTGGAAGATCCTCGGCGACGAGCAGCGCCACGCCCGCGCCTACTTCGCGCGCGCCGCCGCGCTCGGGCGCGCCCCCTTCGACTGTCCGGTTTCCGGACACTTCTGGAACTACCGGGCGCGGCTGACCACGCCGCTGGCGTTCGTGTGCACGATGGGGCTGACGTTCGAGAACGCCAACCTCGACCTGGCCCGGGCCTACGCCGACGCCGCCCGCGCGGTCGGCGACGCCACCACCGCGGCGATCCTCGACGAGGTCGCCGACGACGAGGTCGATCACGTCCGGTTCGCGGCCACCTGGGTCGGCAAGCTGGCGCCGGGCGAGTCGATGCTGGCGGCGTACCAGCGCACGGTCGCGTTCCCGCTCGGCGCCAGCCGGGCCCGCGGGGTCGAGCTCGACGTCGACGCCCGCCGGCGGGCCGGCCTCGACGACGAGTTCATCGCCGAGCTGGCCGCGGCCACGCCGACCCGGCCGGGCGGCGGCCCCCGGGCGCGCGGGCCCCGGCGCCCGTGA
- a CDS encoding sigma-54-dependent Fis family transcriptional regulator: MGRVLVVDDEASMRDFLAICLRRAGHEVALADSGVAALAALNARPADVVVTDLRMPGDLDGLGLLKAARLRYPDTEVILVTAFATADTALAAMKQGAYDYLTKPFKVDEINAVIGRALEKRALVAENAALRDQVAGRVRMAQLLGRSKAMQRVFEMISKIHSTRTSVLITGESGTGKELVARALHTEGSRASGKFVAVNCGAIPEELMESELFGHVRGAFTGAVGDRPGLVREADGGTLFLDEIGELSLGLQVKLLRVLQEKKVKPVGGTAELDVDVRVVAATNRELEDEVARGGFRQDLYYRLNVIEVRIPPLRQRREDVALLVEHFVKRQTKEVGRPITVTAAALKLLEDYDFPGNVRELENVIERAVALAASDEIGVEDLPRLRTTAVRSVVEAASATVVLPDDGVDLDRLVAEYERAWVARALERTGGVRKKAATLLGISFRSMRYRLAKLGFDKDAATGDGKDDDELA, encoded by the coding sequence ATGGGACGCGTGCTCGTCGTCGACGACGAAGCCTCGATGCGCGACTTCCTGGCGATCTGCCTGCGGCGCGCCGGCCACGAGGTCGCGCTGGCCGACAGCGGCGTGGCGGCGCTGGCCGCGCTCAACGCCCGCCCGGCCGACGTGGTCGTCACCGACCTGCGCATGCCCGGCGACCTCGACGGCCTCGGCCTGCTCAAGGCCGCGCGCCTGCGCTACCCCGACACCGAGGTCATCCTGGTGACGGCGTTCGCGACCGCGGACACCGCGCTCGCGGCGATGAAGCAGGGCGCGTACGACTACCTGACCAAGCCGTTCAAGGTCGACGAGATCAACGCGGTGATCGGGCGGGCGCTCGAGAAGCGCGCGCTCGTGGCCGAGAACGCGGCGCTGCGCGATCAGGTGGCCGGGCGCGTGCGCATGGCCCAGCTGCTGGGCCGGTCCAAGGCCATGCAGCGGGTGTTCGAGATGATCAGCAAGATCCACTCGACCCGCACCAGCGTGCTGATCACCGGCGAGAGCGGCACCGGCAAGGAGCTGGTGGCGCGGGCGCTGCACACCGAGGGCAGCCGCGCGTCGGGCAAGTTCGTCGCCGTCAACTGCGGCGCGATCCCCGAGGAGCTGATGGAGTCGGAGCTGTTCGGGCACGTCCGCGGCGCGTTCACCGGCGCGGTCGGCGATCGGCCGGGGCTGGTGCGCGAGGCCGACGGCGGCACGCTGTTCCTCGACGAGATCGGCGAGCTGTCGCTGGGCCTGCAGGTCAAGCTCCTGCGGGTGCTGCAGGAGAAGAAGGTCAAGCCGGTCGGCGGCACCGCCGAGCTCGACGTCGACGTGCGCGTGGTCGCGGCCACCAACCGCGAGCTCGAGGACGAGGTCGCGCGCGGCGGGTTCCGGCAGGATCTGTACTACCGCCTGAACGTGATCGAGGTGCGGATCCCGCCGCTGCGGCAGCGGCGCGAGGACGTCGCGCTCCTGGTCGAGCACTTCGTCAAGCGTCAGACCAAGGAGGTCGGGCGCCCGATCACCGTCACCGCGGCCGCGCTCAAGCTGCTCGAGGACTACGACTTCCCCGGCAACGTCCGCGAGCTCGAGAACGTGATCGAGCGGGCGGTGGCGCTGGCGGCGTCCGACGAGATCGGCGTCGAGGATCTGCCGCGCCTGCGCACGACCGCGGTCCGGAGCGTGGTCGAGGCGGCGTCGGCGACGGTCGTGCTGCCCGACGACGGCGTCGACCTGGATCGGCTGGTGGCCGAGTACGAGCGGGCCTGGGTCGCGCGGGCGCTCGAGCGCACCGGCGGCGTGCGCAAGAAGGCGGCGACGCTGCTCGGCATCAGCTTCCGCTCGATGCGCTACCGCCTGGCCAAGCTCGGGTTCGACAAGGACGCGGCCACCGGCGACGGCAAGGACGACGACGAGCTGGCGTGA
- a CDS encoding class I SAM-dependent methyltransferase, which translates to MAALDNRTYYDDFAGWYERERGKGYHRMLDDLEVELVERYGRGQDVLEVGCGTGLILGRVASFARTATGIDLSGGMLAKASGRGLAVAQASATVLPIATASIDVAYSFKVLAHVADIGTAMREMARVVRPGGWVLAEFYNARSIRRLVKALKPATAVSTATNDEAVYTRYDTKADIASYLPPELEWVTTRGIRIVTPVSYVHQIPIVGAVVRRAEGFLADRPIARDLGGFMVVVARRR; encoded by the coding sequence ATGGCCGCCCTCGACAACCGCACCTACTACGACGACTTCGCTGGCTGGTACGAGCGCGAGCGCGGCAAGGGCTACCACCGCATGCTCGACGACCTCGAGGTCGAGCTGGTCGAGCGCTACGGCCGCGGCCAGGACGTGCTCGAGGTCGGGTGCGGCACCGGGCTGATCCTGGGCCGGGTCGCCAGCTTCGCGCGCACCGCGACCGGCATCGACCTGTCGGGCGGCATGCTGGCCAAGGCCAGCGGCCGCGGCCTCGCCGTGGCCCAGGCCTCGGCCACGGTGCTGCCGATCGCGACCGCGTCGATCGACGTGGCCTACTCGTTCAAGGTCCTGGCCCACGTCGCCGACATCGGCACCGCGATGCGCGAGATGGCGCGGGTGGTGCGGCCGGGCGGCTGGGTGCTGGCCGAGTTCTACAACGCGCGCTCGATCCGCCGGCTGGTCAAGGCGCTCAAGCCGGCCACCGCGGTGTCGACGGCGACCAACGACGAGGCGGTCTACACCCGCTACGACACCAAGGCCGACATCGCCAGCTACCTGCCGCCCGAGCTCGAGTGGGTGACCACCCGCGGCATCCGGATCGTCACGCCGGTGTCGTACGTGCACCAGATCCCGATCGTCGGCGCGGTCGTGCGGCGGGCCGAGGGCTTCCTGGCCGACCGGCCGATCGCGCGCGACCTGGGCGGGTTCATGGTCGTGGTCGCGCGGCGGCGCTAG
- a CDS encoding DnaJ domain-containing protein — protein sequence MAQPRRLDQLWPLARTPRFRLLAFLHFLRQVGGLVEAGIGAYDSGPHRAPLDPRRSAAARLLGVDDVADREAIKRAYRRLARALHPDLQPEVVAERRRELEGRLAEVTAAAQTLLG from the coding sequence ATGGCGCAGCCGCGGCGCCTCGATCAGCTGTGGCCGCTGGCGCGGACGCCGCGGTTCCGGCTGCTCGCGTTCCTGCACTTTCTGCGTCAGGTCGGCGGGCTGGTCGAGGCCGGGATCGGCGCCTACGACTCGGGGCCGCACCGGGCGCCGCTCGATCCGCGACGATCCGCCGCAGCGCGGCTCCTGGGCGTCGACGACGTGGCCGACCGGGAGGCGATCAAGCGCGCCTACCGCCGGCTCGCGCGGGCCTTGCACCCCGATCTGCAGCCCGAGGTCGTGGCCGAGCGTCGGCGCGAGCTCGAGGGGCGGCTGGCCGAGGTGACCGCGGCCGCGCAGACGCTGCTAGGGTAG